A window of Haloarcula taiwanensis genomic DNA:
GATAGTCTCGACCGGTACGGTCGACAGCTTCGACAGCGTTCTGGGATAGTAATATATGTTTTCGATACTGAATATCGAGGCATGGCCACCTCGGACGCAAGTGGCATTGCGGAGATAGTCGGCCGGCTACTGATCCCACTGTGTGCCGCGTCTGGGGCGCTCGTGCTTGCGGGCTTCTTTTTTCCGACGCTCGTCGGCGAAGCCGTGACCGGCCCGGTCTGGTTGACCGTCGCCCTCGTGTTTTTCACCTCGGGGCTGTGTTACATTGCGCTGCTCCCGTACTCCGAAGACACGACTGCGCCAGCCGCAGCCGATGTTTTCCTGCGTGTCCGACAGACCGACGTCCGGCAGGCTGTCCGGGGATTTCTCACCCAGCACGAACCAGCCATCCTCGCGTTCCCGGTGCTCGTGTTCGCCGCGTTCTTCGGGCTTCAGGTCGCATTCCCCGCACGGACGACAGGTGCTGTTGATGCTGCTGCGGCCACAGCCCTTCGCGGCGGCGGCCCACTGTTTCTCGCTGCCGTCTTTCTCTCCGTCTGTTACTGCCTGTTCCTGCTGTTGGGGCCTTGGGGCGATATCAAACTCGGCGGTCCGGAGACGGAGCCGAGTTACACCTATCCGACCTATTTCACGCTCGTGTTTACGGCCGGCATCGCGGCCGGACTGGTGTTCTGGGGGCCGACGGAGGCACTGTTTCACTTCACCCAACCGCCGCCGTACACCGGGGCCGCCGCCGGGTCGCAGGACGCTATCAACGGTGCGCTGGTGTACACCCTCTTTCACTGGGGCGTCTCGGCCTGGAGCGCGTACGCCGTCATCGGCGTTCCGATAGCGTACTTCGCGTTCACGCGAGGCGCGCCGCTCCGGGTCTCGACAGTCTTGGCACCGGTGCTGGGAACTGAGGGGCTGGATTCGGTCTGGACCAAACTGGTCGATACGCTGGCTGTCTTTGCCACTATCGGCGGCATCGCCACCTCCGTCGCACTCGTGAGCGAGCAGTTCCTCGCTGGCATCAATTACCAGTGGGGTGTGGCGGCCGGCGAGGTCGGACCGGTCCTGTTCGTCGGCGGACTGACGCTGATATTCGTCGTCTCCAGTGCGACCGGGATTCACCGCGGCATCCGTCGGATTGCCGGCCTCAACGTTGTCTTGTTCGGTCTGTTCACGCTCCTCATCGTCGCTGTGGGGCCACGGTCGTTCGTCCTCCAACGAGGGACACAGGCACTCGGCACCTACATCGTGGAGTTTGTTCCGCTGAGTCTCCACACCGGTGGGGCGTGGGTCGCGGAGTGGACTGTCTGGAACTGGTCGTGGTGGTTCTCCTGGGCTCCGTTTGCGGGGCTGTTCGTGGCCGCCCTCTCCCGCGGTCGACGGGTCAGGACTGTCGTGTTCACCAGCGTCGTCGCGACCTCGGTGGCGACGATGGTCTGGTTCCTGCTGCTCGGTGGCACATCCCTGTTCATCCAGCAAACGGGTCGGGCCGATATTCTCGCCGCTATCGCACAGCGCGGGGGTTCAGAAGCCGTCGCTGGATTCCCGCTGTTGTCCTCGCTGCCGCTGGGTCTGCTCCTGCTGTTTCTGTTTCTCGCGCTCATCATCGTGTTCATGGCCACATCAGCGGACACCTCGACACTCGTCGTCTCAGTACTGGCGACGCGACGGGGCGTGGCACCGTCAACGACGCATATCGTCTTCTGGGGGGTTTTCCAGGGAGCGGTCGCCGTTTCGGTGTTGCTTCTCGGTGGCGCTGAGACGTTACAGGCGCTGGCTGTTCTAACCGGCGGTCCGTTCGCCGTCATTTCACTCGTGGCAGCCGGCGGGCTGACTGTGACCTGGCTTCGAGACGAGCGTGGCCACACGTCACTCCTCAGACGTGCCGTCAGGAAACTGCCTGATATTCAGACCCATCACGACGTGGACCCGCCCGAAGAGAAGTAGGCCCTACTCCCGCCGTGTGGTCACCCCTCAGCGATCCCCGTACAGAAGTTCTCAACCAGCTGTTTCCCCGCGTCGGTGAGGATACTTTCGGGGTGGAACTGAACGCCGATGTGTGGCTTCTCAGTGTGCTGGACGCCCATCACGACCCCCTGTTCGTCGTTAGTGTGAGCCGTCTCCTCGAGCGTATCCGGCAGCGCAGTAGTCTCGACGGCCAGCGAGTGATACCGCCCGACCTCGAACGGGTCGTCGACCCCGTCGTACAGCTCCGTCCCGTCGTGACGGACTTCGGAAGGTTTCCCGTGGACCACACTCGGTGCATGGCCGACGGGGGTTCCGTGGGCCGCACAGAGCGCCTGATGGCCAAGACAAACGCCTAGGGCCGGATACTCTGTCGCAGCGAAAACGTCGATTGACACGCCGGCCTCCGCTGGCGTCCCGGGACCGGGAGAGACGACGATTCCGTCCGGGTCGAGTTCGTGAATGCCGTCCACGTCGATAGCGTCGTTCCGGCGGACGGTTACCTCGTCGAACTCGCCGACGTACTGGACCAGATTGTAGGCGAACGAGTCGTAGTTATCTATGATGAGTATCATCGCATCTTCTCCATCGGCTCGGTCCCGGACTCGACCGCAAAGGACCCCTGCTCGCCCAGCGCTTCGTCGACGGCGGTGACGAGCGCCCGGGCCTTGTCCAGCGTTTCTTGATACTCCGCCTCCGGCTCCGAATCGTGGACGATGCCGCTCCCGACGCGGAGCCGGTACTCGCCGTCGTAATGGACCAGTGTCCTGATGGTGATGTTCAGTGTCGCGCGGTCGTCGAAGCCGAATACCCCAATACTGCCGGTGTATGGCCCCCGTCGAGTCTGTTCCACCTCATCGATAATCTCCATCGTCCGCGGCTTCGGCGCGCCGGTGATGGTTCCGCCGGGGAACACCGCAGCGACCGCGTCGGCGACGCTCACGCCGTCGCGTAGTTTTCCTTCGATGAGAGACACGAGGTGCATCACCTCCGAATAGCGGTCGACGCGGCGGTACTCGGCGACGTCCACGGTTCCGTACTCGCTGACCTTCCCGAGGTCGTTGCGTTCGAGGTCGACCAACATCGCGTGTTCGGCCCGCTCCTTCTCGTCACTGCAGAGGTCCGCCTCGAGTTCCTCATCTTCAGCCGGCGTCGCGCCGCGAGGGCGCGTCCCTGCAATCGGCTCCGTGAGCAGCCGGTCGCCGTCGACGTCAAGCAACAGCTCCGGGCTGGCGCTGACGAGGTCGACTCCGGGGAATTCAAGCAGGGCCGAATACGGGGCCGGATTCACCCGGCGGACGGCGTCGAAGGTATTGACCGGGTGGACGGCCGCCGGGGCGGTCAGCCGGTGTGAGACGTTTGTCTGGAACGTGTCGCCGTCCCTGACGTACTGTTTTATCTGCCGGACGCGGTCCGCAAACGCCGCTTCGCCGCACTCGCTCTCGAACGTGGCCTGACTTGCCGCAGTCGGCTGGGGCTGGACGTGCCCCTCGCCGTGAACGGCGGCCTCGGCCAGTTCGCGGACCAGCCCGCGGCCACGCTCGTACGCCGTCTCGGCCGACTCGTCGACGACGGGACAGGCCGTCAGGTACAGTTCGATCTCTCCGTCATGTGGCTCCTCCCACGCGGCGACACACTCGAAGACGCCCAACTGGAGCCGTGGGAGACCGTCTGATACAGTCGTCTCCGGGATATCTTCGAGCTCCCGTGCGACGTCGTACGACAGCCAGCCGAACGCGCCGCACGGATATGGAACCGTACAGTCGCCCCGCTCTAGGTGTTCGCGGTCGAGTAGCTCGTCGATGGCGTCGATGCTCGGACTGCTGCCGTCCTGTGCGGATGTCGCCCCTGCGGAGACCTCGATTTGCTCGACCGGGTCGACGCCGAAATACCCCCAGCCGGACTGCCCGCCGGTCGTTTCGAGATAGAACCCGTCTGTGGTCCCGCTGCGGGCGCGGCGATACGCCTCGAACGGATCGGTGACTGTGAGGCGAGCTTCGACCGGCACGCGAGCGCCGTCGGGGGCCCGTTCTGCAGTTTCGAGGAACGATTCTCTGTCGGTGCTGAACCGGATATCAGTCATAGTGCAGTTTCCCGAACGAGAGGCACATGCCTCCCGGTATGGTTGTCTAGACCAAGCATGGGTCAGGACAAAAACTTTCGGTCCCTTGCCCCTCCGGCCGATATGCTGTTGAATCGTCGACCGATTGTGGTTGGTCGCTGGACGAATAGCCGATGGTATTTCAACGGTTGGACTATTCCACATCATCCACTATACCCGCTGGGTTTGAGACGGATATCGAACGCTTGCCCGGTCTCCAGCTGCTGACTGACAGCAGCGATTCCACTCCCGAACACCTTCCCGGGAGATTCCGGGCTGAGAACGAACACAGCAATAATGACAACGATAATCGACGGTAACGAGATCGGTGACCAGATCACAGAGGGCGTGGCAGCGTGTGCTGACACGCTCGTCAGCGAGGGCGTCACACCGGGGCTGGCGACTGTGCTGATGAGCGACGACGGCGCGAGTGAGACGTACGTCTCGATGAAACAACAGGCCTGCGAGGAAATCGGCATCGAGGGGTTCCATCACGAAATCGGCCCGGCCGAACCGGCTGAGACACTGTTTGCGACTATCGACGAACTGAACGCGGACCCGGCTGTTCACGGAATCCTCGTCCAGATGCCGGTCCCCGACCACGTGCACAAGCGTGACGTGCTGGAGCGCATCGACCCGATGAAAGATGTCGACGGGTTCCACCCCGAAAATGTCGGCCGGCTCGTCGCAGGGAACGCACGATACAAGCCTTGCACGCCCCACGGAATACAGAAAATACTGGCCGAAACTGGCGTTGAGACGGCGGGGAAAGACGCTGTCGTCGTCGGCCGCTCAGACATCGTCGGCAAACCGATGGCGAACCTGCTCATCCAGTACGGACCGGGCGGCAACGCGACGACGACCGTGTGTCACTCACGGACCGACGCTCTCGCCGAAAAGACTCGCAACGCCGACATCGTGATCGCCGCCGCCGGCGTTCCAGAAATGATAGACGGAGCGATGCTCTCGGAGGGCACGACAGTCATCGATGTCGGTATCAATCGGGTTGATGCTGACACGGACAAGGGATACAAACTTGTCGGGGACGTAGACTTCGAGAGCGCCAAAGCGAAGGCGGACGCCATCACGCCGGTCCCCGGTGGGGTCGGCCCGCTCACCATTGCGATGTTGATGTACAATACAGTGAAAGCAGCTAGCCTCCAGTCCGGCGTCGATATTACACTCCCGTAGGACAGATGTCCATCTACAGGGTGTCCGCGTGGGCTGTTACACTGTCTCGACTTCGCCACATTCCGGGCACGTAATCAGGAGTTCACCGGCCGGGCTCTGCCCTCCTTCGATGGCGTTGTGGCCACTGGCACACTGTTCGTGCATGTACACTTCGTGGCTGTCGTGCTCACGCAGCCAGATATGGCCTTCTTCGGGTGCTGATACGATGCCATGACAGAAGTAGCACTCGCCGTCCATACAGAGTCGATGATAAGCCAGTATCAAATAGTTACCTCTCAGTCTGGGATTCTGGTTAGTTCTGGTGTTACTGCGCAAGCGAGAACACAACATGTATGAGAAAAGATAGCTCTTGTTTCAAGATTAAGGTGGTTCAGGGCAACAACTCGATATGGACTACTGTTACACGGGCGACGCGCACGAGAAACTGTTCGCAGCGTATCGGGCAGATGAAGACCCGTTCCCGACCCAGACACAGATGGAGTTCCCGCGACGGGAACACCGAAGGCCGGAAGTCGACATCCTCAAACGACTATTCTTCCCGACCTGCTGGAACGCCGCTGAACTGGTCCGGGACGAACTCGCCGTTCTGGACCGACTCGACACCCTGGGCGGTCTCTTCTTTGCCGGTATCAGACCGTACTCCGGATCGGACCCCGCTGAAACAGTCGATGCCGTCATCGAGCAACTCCCGGCGGTTCGCAGGCGACTCAAAAAAGACGTCGAGGCCGCGTTCAAAGGCGACCCGGCGGCGAAGACGTACATGGAGATAATCCGGTCCTATCCGGGCTTCATGGCGATACTCGTACAACGGGTCGCACATACTCTCTACGAGGCCGAGGCCTCCGAGTACGCTCGCGAACTCACCGAATACGCCAAGACTGAGACCGGCATCGACATCCACCCCGGCGCCGAGATCGGCGATCACTTCTTCATCGATCACGGAACCGGCGTCGTTATCGGTGAAACCACCACCGTGGGGGAGTGGGTCCGCCTCTATCAGGACGTGACGCTTGGCGCACTCCACTTCGAAGCAGACGAGAGCGACGAACACAGATTAAAGAAGGGATACAAACGACACCCGGACATCGGCGACCACGTCGTCATCGGGGCTGGCACGAAAGTACTGGGCGCTATTACTGTTGGTGACCACGTCAGCATCGGGGCGAACTCCTGGGTCACTGACGACGTTCCGGACGAGACGAAAGTGTATGTCACAGACCACCCGACGCAGGAACGGAAACGAACAAAGTAAACTGCAACTGTTACGGCGTGGTTTCCGAGACTGCGGTGATACTACGAATCGGTCCGACAAACGCTTCTGAAATGCGTATCCGGCCCGAGCAACGCTCATACTGCTGTTGTCAG
This region includes:
- a CDS encoding glycine/betaine ABC transporter; this encodes MATSDASGIAEIVGRLLIPLCAASGALVLAGFFFPTLVGEAVTGPVWLTVALVFFTSGLCYIALLPYSEDTTAPAAADVFLRVRQTDVRQAVRGFLTQHEPAILAFPVLVFAAFFGLQVAFPARTTGAVDAAAATALRGGGPLFLAAVFLSVCYCLFLLLGPWGDIKLGGPETEPSYTYPTYFTLVFTAGIAAGLVFWGPTEALFHFTQPPPYTGAAAGSQDAINGALVYTLFHWGVSAWSAYAVIGVPIAYFAFTRGAPLRVSTVLAPVLGTEGLDSVWTKLVDTLAVFATIGGIATSVALVSEQFLAGINYQWGVAAGEVGPVLFVGGLTLIFVVSSATGIHRGIRRIAGLNVVLFGLFTLLIVAVGPRSFVLQRGTQALGTYIVEFVPLSLHTGGAWVAEWTVWNWSWWFSWAPFAGLFVAALSRGRRVRTVVFTSVVATSVATMVWFLLLGGTSLFIQQTGRADILAAIAQRGGSEAVAGFPLLSSLPLGLLLLFLFLALIIVFMATSADTSTLVVSVLATRRGVAPSTTHIVFWGVFQGAVAVSVLLLGGAETLQALAVLTGGPFAVISLVAAGGLTVTWLRDERGHTSLLRRAVRKLPDIQTHHDVDPPEEK
- a CDS encoding anthranilate/aminodeoxychorismate synthase component II (TrpG; with TrpE catalyzes the formation of anthranilate and glutamate from chorismate and glutamine; TrpG provides the glutamine amidotransferase activity), translated to MILIIDNYDSFAYNLVQYVGEFDEVTVRRNDAIDVDGIHELDPDGIVVSPGPGTPAEAGVSIDVFAATEYPALGVCLGHQALCAAHGTPVGHAPSVVHGKPSEVRHDGTELYDGVDDPFEVGRYHSLAVETTALPDTLEETAHTNDEQGVVMGVQHTEKPHIGVQFHPESILTDAGKQLVENFCTGIAEG
- a CDS encoding aminodeoxychorismate synthase, component I; the encoded protein is MTDIRFSTDRESFLETAERAPDGARVPVEARLTVTDPFEAYRRARSGTTDGFYLETTGGQSGWGYFGVDPVEQIEVSAGATSAQDGSSPSIDAIDELLDREHLERGDCTVPYPCGAFGWLSYDVARELEDIPETTVSDGLPRLQLGVFECVAAWEEPHDGEIELYLTACPVVDESAETAYERGRGLVRELAEAAVHGEGHVQPQPTAASQATFESECGEAAFADRVRQIKQYVRDGDTFQTNVSHRLTAPAAVHPVNTFDAVRRVNPAPYSALLEFPGVDLVSASPELLLDVDGDRLLTEPIAGTRPRGATPAEDEELEADLCSDEKERAEHAMLVDLERNDLGKVSEYGTVDVAEYRRVDRYSEVMHLVSLIEGKLRDGVSVADAVAAVFPGGTITGAPKPRTMEIIDEVEQTRRGPYTGSIGVFGFDDRATLNITIRTLVHYDGEYRLRVGSGIVHDSEPEAEYQETLDKARALVTAVDEALGEQGSFAVESGTEPMEKMR
- a CDS encoding bifunctional 5,10-methylene-tetrahydrofolate dehydrogenase/5,10-methylene-tetrahydrofolate cyclohydrolase, whose translation is MTTIIDGNEIGDQITEGVAACADTLVSEGVTPGLATVLMSDDGASETYVSMKQQACEEIGIEGFHHEIGPAEPAETLFATIDELNADPAVHGILVQMPVPDHVHKRDVLERIDPMKDVDGFHPENVGRLVAGNARYKPCTPHGIQKILAETGVETAGKDAVVVGRSDIVGKPMANLLIQYGPGGNATTTVCHSRTDALAEKTRNADIVIAAAGVPEMIDGAMLSEGTTVIDVGINRVDADTDKGYKLVGDVDFESAKAKADAITPVPGGVGPLTIAMLMYNTVKAASLQSGVDITLP
- a CDS encoding serine acetyltransferase, coding for MDYCYTGDAHEKLFAAYRADEDPFPTQTQMEFPRREHRRPEVDILKRLFFPTCWNAAELVRDELAVLDRLDTLGGLFFAGIRPYSGSDPAETVDAVIEQLPAVRRRLKKDVEAAFKGDPAAKTYMEIIRSYPGFMAILVQRVAHTLYEAEASEYARELTEYAKTETGIDIHPGAEIGDHFFIDHGTGVVIGETTTVGEWVRLYQDVTLGALHFEADESDEHRLKKGYKRHPDIGDHVVIGAGTKVLGAITVGDHVSIGANSWVTDDVPDETKVYVTDHPTQERKRTK